From Aristaeella lactis, the proteins below share one genomic window:
- a CDS encoding SPL family radical SAM protein — translation MHFVDAKGILTGGKGRFGMNIYRGCSHGCIYCDSRSKCYQFTHAFEDIEVKQNAPELLEQALKSKRQKAMIGTGSMSDPYMHCEEQLGLTRKCLEIICKYGFGAAIQTKSDRILRDIDLLEEINKRAKCVVQMTLTTWDEKLCGILEPSVCNTQRRVEVLEEMRKRGIPTVVWLSPILPFINDTPENIRAILEACAQVQVKGIICFGMGLTLREGDREYYYAALDRHFPGLKERYIRTYGNAYEVPSPKSRELMHLFRTFCRDHGIMSTPEECFGYMSELPDRFEQMTLF, via the coding sequence ATGCATTTTGTGGACGCAAAGGGAATCCTGACCGGCGGCAAAGGCCGTTTCGGGATGAATATCTACCGCGGATGCTCCCACGGCTGTATTTACTGTGACAGCCGGAGCAAATGCTATCAGTTTACCCATGCGTTCGAAGACATTGAGGTGAAGCAGAACGCGCCGGAGCTGCTGGAGCAGGCCCTGAAGTCCAAACGGCAGAAGGCCATGATCGGAACCGGCTCGATGTCCGATCCGTATATGCACTGTGAGGAACAGCTGGGCCTGACCCGGAAATGCCTGGAGATCATCTGCAAATACGGGTTCGGTGCGGCGATCCAGACCAAATCCGACCGCATCCTGCGGGATATCGACCTGCTAGAGGAAATCAACAAAAGAGCCAAATGCGTTGTGCAGATGACCCTGACTACCTGGGACGAAAAACTGTGCGGGATCCTGGAACCCAGCGTCTGCAATACGCAGCGGCGGGTGGAGGTGCTGGAGGAAATGCGGAAACGGGGAATTCCCACGGTTGTGTGGCTGTCTCCGATCCTGCCCTTTATCAATGACACACCGGAAAACATCCGGGCGATCCTGGAAGCCTGCGCGCAGGTACAGGTGAAGGGAATCATCTGTTTCGGTATGGGGCTGACGCTGCGGGAAGGGGACCGGGAATACTATTACGCCGCCCTGGACAGGCACTTCCCGGGACTGAAGGAAAGATATATCCGGACCTATGGGAACGCCTATGAAGTTCCCAGTCCAAAAAGCCGGGAGCTGATGCATCTCTTCAGAACCTTCTGCCGGGACCACGGGATCATGAGCACGCCGGAGGAATGCTTCGGGTATATGAGTGAACTCCCGGACAGGTTTGAGCAGATGACACTGTTTTAA
- a CDS encoding helix-turn-helix domain-containing protein, protein MMMYLPANLKKYRIAKDLTQEEVAEFLGITAQSVSKWERGESYPDIAFLPALANIFETSVDLLIGMDAIRAEETRYNIHKTAVEYQKNGEYDKAEKTYREALLIYPNMPGMILGLAATLALKGDTAEAIELIERGLPLSANEKQKATLRAALCFLYLKAGREDKAGRLASELPHTRESREVILPLVQQGLSSSRIDEHIRTILLGE, encoded by the coding sequence ATGATGATGTATCTACCGGCAAACCTGAAGAAATACCGGATCGCGAAAGACCTGACACAGGAGGAAGTGGCAGAGTTCCTGGGGATCACCGCGCAGAGCGTTTCCAAGTGGGAACGCGGTGAGAGCTATCCCGATATTGCCTTTCTCCCGGCACTGGCCAATATCTTTGAGACGAGCGTTGACCTGCTCATCGGCATGGATGCCATCCGGGCGGAAGAGACCCGTTACAACATTCACAAGACCGCGGTGGAATACCAGAAAAACGGAGAGTATGACAAGGCTGAAAAGACCTACCGGGAAGCCCTGCTGATCTATCCGAACATGCCGGGCATGATCCTGGGCCTGGCAGCCACGCTGGCCCTGAAGGGTGATACAGCTGAAGCCATTGAGCTGATCGAGCGGGGACTGCCGCTCTCCGCCAATGAAAAGCAGAAAGCAACCCTGCGGGCAGCCCTGTGCTTCCTGTACCTGAAAGCCGGCAGGGAGGACAAAGCCGGCAGACTTGCCTCCGAACTGCCCCACACCCGGGAAAGCCGTGAAGTCATCCTGCCTCTGGTTCAGCAGGGGTTGAGCTCATCCCGGATCGATGAACATATCCGGACGATCCTGTTAGGGGAATGA
- a CDS encoding CD3324 family protein → MMAYRNAQEIFPEGLLKQIQRYVSGETIYIPAGEERKAWGETSGYQRYIRERNEEIRSAFAKGLSIEELMDKYALSYDSIKRIVYNRRETAMLKYSATLSSAKAYADAGKLDAWIHLYLNEEGRNIPFSDGLKLFDRYYFSPAEFPVSLFKRCAGPEPEMKYRIDKDWWEQRVAGLEKSIQSDPDMPPLIVHYTDGEFELNDGNHRLQAYENLGIEKAWVIIWITEEAERDDFMNKYGEYVKNCKVIRR, encoded by the coding sequence ATGATGGCTTACAGAAACGCGCAGGAGATTTTTCCGGAAGGTCTCCTGAAGCAGATCCAGCGGTATGTCTCCGGCGAAACCATTTACATTCCGGCCGGGGAGGAAAGAAAAGCCTGGGGCGAGACATCCGGATACCAGCGCTATATCCGGGAGAGGAATGAAGAGATCCGTTCCGCTTTCGCAAAGGGTCTTTCCATTGAGGAACTGATGGACAAGTACGCGCTCTCCTATGATTCCATCAAACGAATCGTGTATAACAGGAGGGAGACCGCAATGCTGAAATACAGCGCAACATTATCATCCGCGAAGGCCTATGCCGACGCGGGCAAACTGGATGCATGGATCCATCTGTACCTGAATGAGGAAGGACGGAACATTCCTTTTTCCGACGGCCTGAAACTTTTTGACCGGTATTATTTCAGCCCGGCGGAGTTTCCGGTGAGCCTGTTCAAAAGATGCGCGGGCCCGGAACCGGAAATGAAATACCGGATAGACAAAGACTGGTGGGAACAGCGGGTCGCGGGGCTTGAAAAGTCTATCCAGTCCGATCCGGACATGCCGCCGCTGATCGTCCATTATACGGACGGGGAATTTGAACTGAATGACGGAAACCACCGCCTCCAGGCTTATGAGAACCTCGGGATCGAAAAGGCCTGGGTGATCATCTGGATCACGGAGGAAGCGGAACGGGACGACTTCATGAACAAGTACGGCGAATATGTGAAAAACTGCAAGGTTATCCGCCGGTAA
- a CDS encoding AAA family ATPase, translating into MRLIVITGTCGAGKSTLRDSLPGMLDPERYACVDSDEVGLNWWDYAGTDREEKYGEDTLKRAAGMAAGKDLVFVSCLNPQDYFARAAAPEEITATFFIALCPPDEVIEKRLKARPEERGFTSDEIIRPHLEYNRWFRKNRGKFSLFLDNGNETVEETTRKIAAFIQTLPG; encoded by the coding sequence ATGAGACTGATTGTGATTACAGGAACCTGCGGCGCGGGGAAATCCACGCTGCGGGACAGCCTGCCGGGAATGCTGGATCCGGAACGCTATGCCTGCGTTGATTCGGACGAAGTCGGGCTGAACTGGTGGGATTACGCCGGAACCGACCGGGAGGAAAAGTACGGAGAGGATACCCTGAAGCGGGCTGCCGGCATGGCGGCGGGGAAGGATCTGGTGTTTGTATCCTGCCTGAATCCGCAGGATTATTTCGCAAGGGCAGCTGCGCCGGAAGAGATTACAGCAACTTTTTTCATTGCCCTGTGCCCGCCGGATGAAGTGATCGAAAAGCGGCTGAAAGCCAGGCCTGAAGAGCGGGGATTTACCTCGGATGAGATTATCCGGCCGCACCTGGAATATAACCGGTGGTTCCGGAAAAACCGGGGAAAGTTTTCACTTTTTCTTGATAACGGAAATGAAACAGTGGAGGAAACCACCCGGAAAATCGCGGCGTTTATCCAAACTTTACCCGGATAA
- a CDS encoding nucleoside triphosphate pyrophosphohydrolase, whose translation MKTIKYYKLVRDKIPELIEKEGKQSVCSVLSDEEYLEFLDRKLSEELEEYLEDKSMEELADLLEVMMAVAKARGSSIEEIERIRQQKADKRGGFEKKILLEEVRIV comes from the coding sequence ATGAAAACAATCAAATATTACAAACTTGTCCGGGATAAAATCCCCGAACTGATTGAAAAAGAAGGAAAACAAAGCGTCTGTTCTGTTCTTTCTGACGAAGAATACCTGGAATTCCTGGACCGGAAACTGTCAGAGGAACTGGAAGAATACCTGGAAGACAAGTCGATGGAAGAACTGGCGGATCTGCTGGAAGTGATGATGGCCGTGGCCAAAGCACGGGGCAGTTCCATCGAAGAAATTGAAAGAATCAGGCAGCAGAAGGCTGATAAGCGAGGCGGCTTTGAAAAGAAGATCCTTCTGGAGGAAGTGCGCATTGTATGA
- a CDS encoding leucine-rich repeat domain-containing protein: protein MRRRLIAFLMMLVMIIPACAIVSGEETEYTVTLPKTATDMYDYQGNVNIAEATDIFVEEGNETFRSIDGVLFTRDGKTMLMYPKGRTEDRYVVPEGTERIESSFEFFEESYEDDEGNQYYYEEGCRIKTLVLPASFRSFELEDNCLYFSKIERFEVDPGNPFFCAIDGVLFSKDRKVLAAYPQGRPDKSYTVPDGVLEIGPYAFYTNRNLTSVFIPDSVQVIEDHAFQECRLLETVRLPDHMDRIGFGAFCACHELSGIKIPEGLTEMEGEMLWGTAQQGALHIPEGITQIGQDALRFQYTVTDIYWPDSLECLVDDIDDGAVKKGSDAHLYMVFGWNDVRLVDFAVVMHAHEGTPAAEWVKPYPHVIAPRGVDTMDADGYAELCTRLMREAGYPDAVICYNPEMELMAVKPLVAYNLHKAVAVFKDQGKLLLCGFDDSDGEWGLRWVNENFLDDGNLPVGMSFYGEEMLEIILPDAGKPREENAFAYYFDARTLMLGSVHYYTDYMFYEYKELWKCGVQDNTIIYVSPDTWALNVEDGEVWWSLAEDGAVFASRSLEPGIDNLMTASRMPYPPEEPETEDQ, encoded by the coding sequence ATGCGGCGCAGACTGATAGCTTTTCTGATGATGCTGGTCATGATTATTCCGGCCTGCGCGATTGTTTCGGGGGAGGAGACAGAATACACGGTCACGCTTCCGAAGACAGCAACGGATATGTATGACTATCAGGGAAATGTTAATATTGCGGAAGCGACAGACATTTTTGTCGAGGAAGGCAATGAAACGTTTCGGTCAATAGACGGCGTGCTGTTTACCAGGGACGGTAAGACTATGTTGATGTACCCCAAGGGACGAACGGAGGACCGATATGTCGTTCCGGAGGGAACCGAACGGATTGAGAGCAGTTTTGAATTCTTTGAAGAATCCTATGAAGATGATGAGGGCAACCAATACTATTATGAAGAGGGGTGCAGGATCAAAACGCTGGTGCTGCCCGCGTCATTCCGGTCATTTGAGCTCGAAGATAATTGCCTTTATTTTTCAAAAATAGAAAGGTTTGAGGTTGATCCGGGGAACCCTTTTTTCTGCGCGATTGACGGCGTTTTGTTTTCAAAGGACCGGAAGGTGCTGGCTGCGTATCCACAGGGCAGGCCGGATAAAAGCTATACTGTTCCGGATGGCGTGCTTGAAATTGGTCCGTATGCGTTTTATACAAACCGGAATCTGACCAGTGTGTTTATTCCTGACAGTGTGCAGGTGATAGAGGATCATGCCTTTCAGGAATGTCGTTTACTTGAAACTGTCCGGCTGCCCGATCATATGGACAGGATCGGCTTTGGGGCTTTTTGCGCATGTCATGAGCTTTCCGGAATAAAGATTCCGGAGGGATTGACAGAAATGGAGGGTGAAATGCTGTGGGGAACCGCACAGCAGGGGGCGCTTCATATTCCGGAGGGGATCACTCAGATTGGCCAGGATGCGCTTCGCTTCCAGTATACTGTGACAGATATTTATTGGCCTGACAGCCTGGAATGCCTTGTAGATGATATAGATGATGGAGCCGTTAAGAAAGGATCAGATGCTCATTTATACATGGTCTTTGGATGGAATGATGTGCGCCTTGTGGACTTTGCCGTGGTGATGCATGCGCATGAAGGGACACCGGCGGCAGAATGGGTAAAGCCTTATCCGCACGTGATCGCGCCCAGGGGAGTGGATACAATGGATGCGGATGGCTATGCGGAATTGTGTACCCGGCTGATGCGGGAGGCGGGCTATCCCGATGCTGTCATCTGTTATAATCCGGAGATGGAATTGATGGCTGTAAAACCGCTGGTTGCCTATAACCTGCATAAAGCCGTTGCGGTGTTTAAGGATCAGGGAAAACTCCTGTTATGCGGCTTTGATGATTCGGACGGAGAATGGGGACTCCGATGGGTGAATGAGAACTTCCTTGATGACGGCAATTTGCCGGTTGGGATGTCATTCTACGGAGAGGAAATGCTGGAAATCATCCTGCCGGATGCAGGCAAGCCCCGGGAGGAGAACGCCTTTGCCTATTATTTTGATGCCCGGACGCTTATGCTGGGATCAGTCCATTATTATACGGATTATATGTTCTATGAATATAAAGAACTGTGGAAATGCGGTGTGCAGGATAATACGATCATATATGTTTCTCCGGATACATGGGCACTGAATGTAGAAGACGGAGAGGTTTGGTGGAGTCTTGCGGAAGACGGAGCAGTATTCGCGTCACGTTCCCTGGAACCGGGTATTGATAATCTGATGACCGCATCGAGGATGCCTTATCCGCCGGAAGAACCCGAAACAGAGGATCAGTAA
- a CDS encoding DUF6144 family protein produces MPKNDNPQVRRFLASMEEHGEREAGIRFSEENPLSKSANADKKVKWAKELCAFLNDHYDDETIKAIRMDCACGPKYGYGGSKLKAVYDRNRDPKTFVDQANALDLGFSLEYDGTAYYLIYPQCYCSCVSRTDEKLPKAWCYCTLGYSRRMFGYVFGKEVGTELISSVKQGDAVCRIKITVQDA; encoded by the coding sequence ATGCCGAAGAATGATAATCCCCAGGTGCGCCGGTTTCTTGCCAGTATGGAAGAGCACGGTGAGCGGGAAGCCGGTATCCGGTTTTCCGAAGAGAATCCGCTGTCAAAATCCGCCAACGCGGACAAAAAGGTGAAATGGGCCAAAGAGCTTTGCGCTTTCCTGAACGATCACTACGATGATGAGACGATCAAAGCGATCAGGATGGACTGCGCGTGCGGACCGAAATACGGATACGGCGGCAGCAAGCTCAAAGCGGTGTATGACAGGAACCGGGATCCGAAAACTTTTGTGGATCAGGCAAACGCGCTGGACCTTGGCTTTTCGCTGGAATATGACGGAACAGCCTATTACCTGATCTATCCGCAGTGCTACTGTTCATGCGTGAGCCGGACTGATGAAAAGCTGCCCAAGGCCTGGTGCTACTGCACGCTCGGGTATTCCAGGAGAATGTTTGGATATGTATTCGGAAAAGAAGTCGGGACGGAGCTGATCAGCAGCGTCAAACAGGGAGACGCTGTATGCAGGATCAAAATCACAGTTCAGGACGCATGA
- a CDS encoding tRNA-dihydrouridine synthase family protein, giving the protein MAEGGKGLTIYFAPMEGMTDGILRQTHHRIFGGVDVYCLPFHKLTQSLSLLTREERDIAPEENEGLNVLPQALTRDPEQLSAWLYYVSECGYSCADLNLGCPSPTVTKRGRGSGMLQDPGYLRTFLDRLFSNTLPVSLSVKTRIGYESPEEWPELADLFADYPFAHVTIHARTTREQYTGAVHPEAFELALRKGIPHPVYNGDLRTVEDVRAFEERFPAAEAVMIGRGLLADPALGRRIRGGKEASEEELRNWYTALYEGWRDRFDRTIALGRIKKLMEWPSEGDIRRKRLLRRADNIESCISAVLGE; this is encoded by the coding sequence ATGGCTGAAGGAGGAAAGGGATTGACCATTTATTTCGCGCCGATGGAAGGCATGACGGACGGGATCCTGCGGCAGACCCATCACAGGATTTTCGGGGGAGTTGACGTCTACTGCCTGCCGTTTCACAAGCTGACCCAGTCCCTGTCCCTGCTGACCCGGGAGGAACGGGATATCGCTCCGGAGGAAAACGAGGGCCTGAATGTGCTGCCCCAGGCGCTGACACGGGATCCGGAACAGCTGTCCGCATGGCTGTATTATGTCAGTGAATGCGGTTATTCCTGCGCGGACCTGAATCTCGGATGCCCGTCCCCGACGGTGACCAAACGGGGCCGGGGAAGCGGCATGCTTCAGGACCCGGGTTACCTGCGCACTTTCCTGGACCGCCTGTTCTCCAACACCCTTCCCGTATCACTTTCCGTCAAAACCCGGATTGGATATGAAAGCCCGGAGGAATGGCCGGAGCTGGCGGACCTGTTTGCTGACTATCCCTTTGCCCATGTGACCATCCACGCCCGGACCACAAGGGAACAATACACCGGCGCGGTTCATCCGGAAGCCTTTGAACTGGCACTGCGGAAGGGAATACCGCATCCGGTTTACAACGGAGACCTGCGGACGGTGGAAGACGTCCGGGCATTTGAGGAACGTTTTCCCGCGGCGGAAGCCGTGATGATCGGCCGCGGCCTGCTGGCCGATCCAGCCCTTGGCCGCCGGATCCGGGGCGGGAAAGAAGCAAGCGAAGAAGAACTGAGGAACTGGTATACGGCCCTTTATGAAGGATGGAGGGACCGGTTTGACAGAACGATTGCCCTTGGCAGGATCAAGAAGCTGATGGAATGGCCGAGTGAAGGGGATATCCGGCGGAAAAGGCTGCTGCGGAGGGCTGATAATATCGAAAGCTGCATCAGCGCGGTGCTTGGAGAGTGA
- a CDS encoding aminotransferase class I/II-fold pyridoxal phosphate-dependent enzyme, whose translation MGKYLYDQSRAPIYEALERFREMRVVPFDVPGHKHGKGNPELTAFLGEKCVGVDVNSMKPLDNLCHPVSVIREAEILAADAFGAANAFLMVGGTTSSVQSMVLSCCKRGEKIILPRNVHRSVINALVLCGAVPVYVNPDVDRKLGISLGMSVDQVRKAIQENPDAVAVLVNNPTYYGVCSDLRTIVKMAHEAGMLCLADEAHGTHFYFGDGMPVTAMEAGADMAAVSMHKSGGSLTQSSLLLTGERVNAGHVRQIINLTQTTSGSYLLMSSLDISRRNLAQRGKTVFRKVSEMAEYAREEINAVGGYYAYGRELINGDSIYDFDPTKLSVHTRDIGLAGIEVYDILRDEYDIQIEFGDIGNILAYLSIGDRMQELERLVSALAEIKRRYMKDPYGLLSQEYIAPEVVYSPQEAFYANKKSVPLSESEGYICSEFVMCYPPGIPILAPGERITKEILDYIVYAKAKGCSVTGPEDPMIENINIIREEEKVSWNSGSVNAMPRMLSTACG comes from the coding sequence ATGGGAAAGTACTTGTACGACCAGTCCAGGGCGCCGATCTACGAGGCGCTGGAGCGCTTCCGCGAAATGCGGGTGGTGCCCTTTGACGTGCCGGGCCACAAGCACGGAAAGGGCAATCCGGAGCTGACGGCGTTCCTCGGGGAAAAATGCGTGGGTGTGGACGTGAACAGCATGAAGCCGCTGGACAACCTGTGTCATCCCGTGTCTGTGATCCGGGAAGCGGAGATCCTGGCCGCGGACGCTTTCGGCGCGGCCAACGCGTTCCTGATGGTGGGCGGGACCACAAGCTCTGTGCAGAGCATGGTGCTGTCCTGCTGCAAGCGGGGAGAGAAGATCATCCTGCCACGGAATGTGCACAGGAGCGTGATCAACGCCCTGGTGCTCTGCGGCGCGGTGCCGGTTTACGTCAATCCGGACGTGGACCGGAAGCTGGGTATCTCCCTGGGCATGAGTGTGGACCAGGTCCGCAAGGCTATCCAGGAAAACCCGGACGCGGTGGCTGTCCTGGTGAACAACCCCACCTATTACGGAGTCTGCAGCGACCTGCGCACCATCGTGAAGATGGCGCATGAAGCCGGCATGCTGTGCCTGGCGGATGAGGCCCACGGAACCCACTTCTACTTCGGCGACGGAATGCCGGTGACCGCCATGGAGGCGGGGGCGGATATGGCCGCGGTCTCCATGCACAAGAGCGGCGGCAGCCTGACCCAGTCCAGCCTGCTGCTGACCGGGGAACGGGTGAATGCCGGCCATGTGCGTCAGATCATCAACCTGACCCAGACCACCTCTGGCAGCTATCTGCTGATGTCCAGCCTGGATATCAGCCGCCGGAACCTGGCCCAGCGCGGCAAGACCGTGTTCCGGAAGGTATCCGAGATGGCGGAATACGCCCGGGAGGAGATCAACGCGGTGGGCGGCTACTACGCCTATGGCCGGGAACTGATCAACGGCGATTCCATCTATGATTTTGACCCCACCAAGCTGAGCGTGCATACGCGGGACATCGGCCTGGCGGGCATTGAAGTTTATGACATCCTGCGGGATGAATATGATATCCAGATCGAGTTTGGCGACATCGGCAACATCCTGGCCTACCTGTCCATCGGTGACCGGATGCAGGAACTGGAACGGCTGGTGAGCGCGCTGGCGGAGATCAAGCGGCGGTATATGAAGGATCCCTACGGCCTGCTGAGCCAGGAGTACATTGCTCCTGAAGTGGTCTACAGCCCCCAGGAAGCCTTCTACGCCAACAAGAAGAGCGTGCCGCTGAGCGAAAGCGAGGGCTACATCTGCAGTGAGTTCGTGATGTGCTACCCGCCGGGAATCCCGATCCTGGCACCCGGTGAGCGTATCACGAAAGAGATCCTGGACTATATCGTCTATGCCAAGGCGAAGGGATGCTCCGTGACGGGCCCCGAGGATCCGATGATCGAGAATATCAACATTATCAGGGAGGAGGAGAAGGTCTCATGGAACTCTGGTTCAGTGAATGCCATGCCCCGGATGTTAAGCACAGCCTGCGGGTAA
- the speE gene encoding polyamine aminopropyltransferase, translating into MELWFSECHAPDVKHSLRVNRHLYSGKSEYQQIDIFDTPEFGRVLALDGNVMLTERDEFIYDEMITHIPMSVHKNVKDILVIGAGDGGVVKELTRYDTVERIDLVEMDGQVIEACRTYLPENACKLDDSRVHIYFDNALRFIRRCTDEYDLIIVDSNDPFGPSEGYFTREFYGICYNALHEDGIMVNQQGSPFYKHDAEAMQRSHKRIVNTFPISRVYQAHIPTYAAGYWLFGFASKKYHPIEDFDEEHWKSLHLSTKYYTTKLHIGSFYLPAYLEKMLEEVEA; encoded by the coding sequence ATGGAACTCTGGTTCAGTGAATGCCATGCCCCGGATGTTAAGCACAGCCTGCGGGTAAACCGGCACCTGTACTCCGGGAAAAGCGAGTACCAGCAGATCGACATCTTCGACACCCCTGAATTCGGCCGGGTGCTGGCCCTGGACGGAAACGTGATGCTGACGGAACGGGATGAATTCATTTACGACGAGATGATCACCCATATCCCCATGTCCGTTCACAAGAACGTGAAGGACATCCTGGTGATCGGCGCCGGGGACGGCGGGGTGGTGAAGGAACTGACCCGCTATGATACGGTGGAGCGCATTGACCTGGTGGAAATGGACGGACAGGTGATCGAGGCCTGCCGCACTTACCTGCCGGAGAATGCCTGCAAGCTGGATGACAGCCGCGTGCACATCTATTTTGACAACGCGCTGCGGTTTATCCGGCGGTGCACGGATGAATATGACCTGATCATCGTGGACTCCAACGATCCCTTCGGTCCTTCCGAAGGCTACTTTACCCGGGAGTTCTACGGCATCTGCTACAACGCCCTGCACGAGGACGGGATCATGGTGAACCAGCAGGGAAGCCCGTTTTACAAGCACGACGCAGAGGCCATGCAGCGGAGCCACAAGCGGATCGTGAACACCTTCCCGATCAGCCGGGTTTACCAGGCACATATCCCGACCTACGCGGCGGGATACTGGCTGTTCGGCTTTGCCAGCAAGAAATACCATCCCATTGAAGACTTTGATGAGGAACACTGGAAGAGCCTGCACCTGAGCACGAAGTACTATACGACCAAGCTGCACATCGGCTCTTTTTACCTGCCGGCTTACCTGGAGAAGATGCTTGAGGAGGTGGAAGCGTGA
- a CDS encoding AAA family ATPase, which produces MLYLSTFTFPGEEAETDFMFNLKTTYDQSVYPYRILPKAGLDEIVFRPVTILYGGNGSGKSTALNVIAEKLGLKRNSAYNRSRFFESFVNRCQVTLEEAVPPESRIITSDDVFDMMLDIRSINEGIDRKREKLAEEYYELKRERFRISSLDDLEHLRRITDARKKTRSRFIEGESGKTVRERSNGESALMFFQTKIEPDTLCLLDEPENSLSPENQMILSDFLTDSVRYCGNQLVISTHSPFLLAFPGAKIINLDDGSRVVDSWTELKNPRVYYDFFKKHADEFEGN; this is translated from the coding sequence ATGCTGTATCTGAGTACATTCACTTTTCCGGGTGAGGAAGCTGAAACCGACTTCATGTTTAACCTGAAGACCACTTATGATCAGTCGGTCTATCCCTACCGGATCCTGCCGAAGGCCGGCCTGGACGAGATCGTTTTCCGCCCGGTCACGATCCTGTACGGGGGAAACGGAAGCGGAAAGAGCACGGCGCTGAACGTAATAGCGGAAAAGCTGGGGCTGAAGCGGAACAGCGCATATAACCGGTCCCGGTTTTTTGAGAGCTTTGTGAACAGGTGCCAGGTGACCCTGGAGGAGGCGGTTCCCCCGGAAAGCCGGATCATTACCAGCGATGACGTGTTTGACATGATGCTGGATATCCGCTCCATCAATGAGGGGATCGACCGGAAACGGGAAAAACTGGCGGAGGAGTATTATGAGCTGAAGCGGGAACGCTTCCGGATCAGTTCCCTGGATGACCTGGAGCATCTGCGCCGGATCACCGATGCCCGGAAGAAGACCCGCAGCCGGTTTATCGAAGGAGAGTCCGGAAAGACCGTTCGGGAGCGTTCCAACGGAGAAAGCGCCCTCATGTTTTTCCAGACAAAGATTGAGCCGGATACCCTGTGCCTGCTGGACGAACCGGAAAACAGCCTCAGCCCGGAAAACCAGATGATCCTGTCGGACTTTCTGACGGATTCCGTCCGGTACTGCGGGAACCAGCTGGTGATCAGCACTCATTCACCTTTCCTGCTGGCTTTCCCGGGAGCGAAGATCATCAACCTGGATGACGGATCCCGGGTGGTGGACAGCTGGACGGAGCTGAAGAATCCCAGGGTATATTATGACTTTTTCAAAAAGCACGCTGATGAGTTTGAGGGAAACTGA
- a CDS encoding Type 1 glutamine amidotransferase-like domain-containing protein, producing the protein MRVMLTSCGLETEKIKNHFLEMLGKDPADALALFIPTAAIDADAVAVLPKCMEDLLKCGIPKENIKVFDLHESIPEDELKAFDVIYFCGGRTSYLLNRINATGFRDSLLSYIRDNGLVIGVSAGSIIFANNLPDNLGLLDTKLDVHCDKSSFSGKVSFPPDENIRLSNNAAMLIRSIPDDAEIIDD; encoded by the coding sequence ATGCGCGTTATGCTGACATCCTGCGGACTGGAGACTGAAAAGATAAAGAACCATTTTCTGGAAATGCTGGGCAAGGATCCGGCCGATGCCCTGGCCCTTTTTATTCCGACCGCAGCGATTGACGCGGATGCTGTGGCGGTGCTGCCCAAATGCATGGAGGACCTGCTGAAATGCGGCATTCCCAAAGAGAATATCAAGGTGTTTGACCTGCATGAGAGCATTCCGGAAGACGAACTGAAAGCTTTTGATGTGATCTATTTCTGCGGCGGACGGACTTCCTACCTGCTGAACAGGATCAATGCCACCGGATTCCGTGATTCGCTTTTGTCCTACATTCGGGATAACGGTCTTGTGATCGGCGTCAGCGCGGGAAGCATCATTTTTGCGAATAACCTGCCGGACAACCTTGGGCTGCTGGACACAAAGCTGGATGTTCACTGCGACAAGAGCAGCTTCAGCGGAAAAGTAAGCTTCCCGCCGGATGAGAATATCAGGCTGTCCAATAACGCCGCCATGCTGATCCGGAGCATTCCGGATGACGCGGAGATCATTGACGACTGA